Proteins encoded together in one Bacteroidota bacterium window:
- a CDS encoding histidine kinase, protein MLRILVCFACLLCFPATPLTGQQFNFRNWSVAEGLAQSQVYALAEDTRGYLWAGTRGGGVSRFDGIAFTTFSEENGLPGNFVRCLTATPDGKVWAGTDEGLAFFDGTKFTPVPLPGNAGLVNAILADRTGQLWVATEDTGVIVLQGNAVIQHYHYKKGLPTDRTHALYEDPNGTMWIGAENALIRISNGQISITDPLDGLPEKSIRSITGNAKGEIWLATYGAGIVRIDANNTLTRFDQRSGLPNNTVHEISSDAAGNLWAATASGAARISPTDSGYTATTFGEREGLCSNVVMRILCDSRGNAWFGTSGGGLCRLDSERFLHFNEKSGDMGSWVYAVHADSKGNMWFATSNGGVTMYDGTYYVNYYQGAGFTTAKVRCIYEDTSGTMWFGTVGEGAYSFSNGAFTHYDRKSGLSGSFVTDILTDTSGHVWFATAGGGLCRMNKTTKQFEKIDRKQGVTADRFQQLCLDSKGQMWAASLTEGVYVFAYDSEKVAVQRRITDASGLASNAVRAVVRDAQGNMWLGTAGGGVSRAGNNVTTFTKKDGLASNNIYLLQPDRNGDIWAGSERGLDRMRFEAGGKLKQVKHYGRGEGLAGIEVSLNASCTDSKGQLWFGTVNGATRYNPDADSDNRIPPAVHITGLRLFFNPIQETPYGQGAKNWFGLPDSLVLPYHQNALRFDFTAIDLTNAEGVRFRWKLDGFDKGWSPENAERQATYSNLPPGDYAFILQARNADGYMSGEQVFRFRITPPFWATWAFRIAAAAALILLIVLIFRWRVAGIRKRNAARIEKLKLEKSLLELEQKALRLQMNPHFIFNALQSIQGFIARNDSAEARKYLAKFGKLMRLTLDNSRQQWTSVEQEAELLQHYLTLEALCLGNRFTFEVDTAGVQLPEATYLPVMLIQPFAENAVVHGIRHLQSGGRITIRFVLDENRLRVSITDNGVGRKRASELESHETKQHESAAMSITRERLRQLNEPGKAESGFEIKDLPQGTEVLVTIGAVSVENE, encoded by the coding sequence ATGCTCCGCATTCTCGTTTGCTTTGCGTGTTTACTTTGTTTCCCGGCCACACCGCTGACCGGGCAGCAGTTCAATTTCCGCAACTGGTCGGTGGCCGAAGGGCTGGCACAGTCGCAGGTGTATGCACTGGCCGAAGACACGCGCGGCTACCTCTGGGCAGGCACGCGCGGCGGCGGTGTAAGCCGGTTCGACGGCATTGCGTTTACCACATTCTCCGAAGAAAACGGACTGCCCGGCAATTTTGTACGCTGCCTCACCGCCACGCCCGACGGAAAAGTATGGGCCGGCACCGACGAAGGATTAGCCTTTTTCGACGGCACAAAATTCACACCGGTACCGCTTCCCGGTAATGCCGGATTGGTAAATGCAATTTTAGCCGACCGCACCGGACAACTCTGGGTAGCTACCGAAGACACCGGCGTAATTGTGTTGCAGGGCAACGCCGTGATACAGCATTATCATTACAAAAAAGGATTGCCCACCGACCGCACCCACGCGCTGTACGAAGACCCCAACGGCACCATGTGGATTGGCGCAGAAAACGCGCTCATCCGCATCAGCAACGGACAAATTTCCATTACCGATCCGCTCGACGGGCTTCCCGAAAAAAGCATCCGCAGCATTACCGGCAACGCCAAAGGCGAAATATGGCTGGCCACCTACGGCGCGGGCATTGTACGCATTGATGCAAACAACACGCTTACCCGATTCGATCAGCGCAGCGGACTGCCTAACAACACGGTGCACGAAATAAGCAGCGATGCCGCCGGCAACCTCTGGGCCGCCACAGCCAGCGGCGCGGCGCGCATTAGTCCAACCGACAGCGGCTACACCGCCACCACTTTCGGCGAACGCGAGGGACTTTGCAGCAATGTGGTGATGCGCATTCTTTGCGACAGCCGCGGCAATGCATGGTTTGGTACTTCGGGCGGCGGACTGTGCCGGCTCGACAGCGAACGCTTTTTGCATTTCAACGAAAAAAGCGGCGACATGGGCTCGTGGGTTTACGCCGTGCATGCCGACAGCAAAGGCAATATGTGGTTTGCAACGTCAAACGGCGGCGTAACCATGTACGACGGCACGTACTACGTAAACTATTACCAGGGCGCAGGTTTTACCACTGCAAAAGTGCGCTGCATTTACGAAGACACTTCGGGCACCATGTGGTTTGGCACGGTGGGCGAAGGTGCGTACTCATTCAGCAACGGCGCATTTACACACTACGACCGCAAAAGCGGACTGAGCGGAAGTTTTGTAACTGACATTCTCACCGACACCAGCGGCCACGTATGGTTCGCCACGGCGGGCGGCGGTTTGTGCCGGATGAATAAAACCACAAAGCAGTTCGAAAAAATTGACCGAAAACAAGGCGTTACAGCCGACAGGTTTCAGCAGCTTTGCCTCGATTCAAAAGGACAAATGTGGGCAGCAAGCCTTACTGAAGGCGTATATGTGTTTGCTTACGACAGCGAAAAAGTAGCCGTACAGCGGCGTATTACCGATGCTTCGGGGCTGGCATCAAATGCGGTGCGCGCCGTGGTGCGCGATGCGCAGGGCAATATGTGGTTAGGCACAGCAGGCGGCGGAGTAAGCCGTGCAGGTAATAATGTAACCACGTTTACTAAAAAAGACGGACTTGCCTCAAACAATATTTATCTGCTTCAGCCCGACCGCAACGGCGACATCTGGGCCGGCAGCGAGCGCGGGCTGGATCGCATGCGGTTTGAGGCGGGCGGCAAACTTAAGCAGGTAAAGCACTACGGCCGCGGCGAAGGACTGGCGGGCATTGAAGTAAGTCTCAATGCATCGTGCACAGACAGCAAAGGGCAACTTTGGTTTGGCACGGTAAACGGCGCCACACGCTATAATCCCGATGCCGACAGCGACAACCGCATTCCGCCCGCCGTGCATATTACCGGGCTGCGTTTGTTCTTCAACCCTATTCAGGAAACGCCTTACGGGCAGGGTGCAAAAAACTGGTTTGGTTTGCCCGATTCGCTCGTGCTGCCTTACCACCAGAATGCCCTGCGTTTTGATTTCACAGCCATTGATCTGACCAATGCCGAGGGTGTGCGGTTTCGCTGGAAGCTGGATGGTTTTGACAAGGGCTGGTCGCCCGAAAACGCCGAACGGCAGGCCACATATTCAAACCTTCCGCCGGGCGACTACGCATTTATCCTGCAGGCACGCAATGCCGACGGGTACATGAGCGGCGAACAGGTTTTCCGTTTCCGCATTACGCCGCCGTTCTGGGCCACATGGGCATTCCGCATTGCGGCTGCGGCTGCGTTGATTTTATTAATCGTGCTTATTTTCCGCTGGCGCGTGGCCGGAATACGAAAGCGCAACGCAGCGCGCATTGAAAAGCTGAAACTCGAAAAGAGTTTGCTGGAACTGGAGCAAAAGGCATTGCGCCTGCAAATGAATCCGCATTTTATTTTCAATGCGCTGCAATCCATCCAGGGCTTTATTGCCCGCAACGACAGTGCCGAGGCGCGGAAATACTTAGCCAAATTCGGCAAACTCATGCGCCTTACACTCGACAATTCGCGGCAGCAGTGGACGAGTGTGGAACAGGAAGCCGAACTTTTGCAGCATTACCTCACACTCGAAGCACTTTGCCTCGGCAATCGTTTTACGTTTGAGGTGGACACCGCAGGCGTGCAGCTGCCCGAAGCCACCTATTTGCCGGTCATGCTCATACAGCCTTTTGCCGAAAATGCGGTGGTACACGGCATTCGTCATTTGCAAAGCGGCGGCAGAATTACCATTCGCTTTGTGCTCGATGAAAATCGCCTGCGGGTAAGCATTACCGATAATGGCGTGGGCCGCAAACGCGCGTCAGAACTCGAAAGCCACGAAACAAAGCAGCACGAATCGGCAGCCATGTCCATTACCCGCGAACGGCTCAGACAACTCAACGAACCCGGCAAAGCCGAAAGCGGTTTTGAAATAAAGGATTTACCTCAGGGCACCGAAGTACTTGTAACCATTGGTGCAGTAAGCGTGGAAAATGAGTAA
- a CDS encoding S9 family peptidase, translating into MTIRFVLPASLLILAASCGDKKPDTSENKPVALTYPKTRKVDTVHTYFGVKVNDPYNWLENDTSAETGAWVDEQNKLTFDYLSKLPSREKIKNRLREIWNFEKMSAPYRKGNRYFFSRNNGMQNQSVLFMKDGLNAPEKQIIDPNTLSKDGTVSLTGTSVSKDGKYMAYSISRGGSDWNEFYVLDIATGKPLSDEIKWSKFSGASWKGNGFFYGRYDAPGGSELSARNEKQKLYYHTVGEPQSKDVLVYKDDAHPNRSFGAQVSDDERWLIVYTYQSTSGNGLLIKDLTQPNAQFKSIVDIKTDKDPDYSVVDVRGRNLIVLTNNGAPRFKLVSINIDNPAPSAWTTIIPQSDNLLESVSLAGDKYIAQHLVEVKSKLTICDSTGKAVGEMPIPEMCDVGEINGHRKDSLVFFTVSRFTAPPSIFKYNLLTNTTTLYSQPQINFDSEAYETKQVKYKSKDGTLVPMFITHKKGLKLDGSNPCFMFGYGGFSSHYGPEFRIDRAVFLEAGGVYAVAGIRGGNEYGEEWHEAGILCKKQNVFDDFIAGGEYLIAQGYTSKEKLAVQGRSNGGLLIGAVMTQRPDLFKVCIPMVGVLDMLRYHQFTIGRYWASDYGLSEKEEEFKCLYKYSPLHNVKPASYPATLITTGDHDDRVVPAHSFKFAATLQENQQGTNPVLIRIDKNAGHGSGKPTEKQIEEAADIWAFVFGNLGMTY; encoded by the coding sequence ATGACCATACGTTTTGTTCTGCCTGCCAGTCTGCTTATTCTGGCAGCTTCCTGCGGCGATAAAAAGCCCGACACGTCCGAAAACAAGCCGGTAGCCCTCACCTACCCTAAAACGCGCAAAGTGGATACTGTGCATACTTACTTTGGCGTGAAGGTGAACGACCCGTACAACTGGCTCGAAAACGACACCAGTGCCGAAACCGGTGCCTGGGTTGACGAACAGAATAAACTCACATTCGATTATCTCTCGAAACTTCCCTCGCGCGAGAAAATAAAAAACCGCCTGCGCGAAATCTGGAATTTCGAGAAAATGAGTGCGCCCTACCGCAAAGGCAACCGCTACTTCTTCTCGCGCAACAACGGCATGCAGAATCAGTCGGTGCTGTTTATGAAAGATGGCCTCAACGCACCCGAAAAACAGATTATTGACCCGAATACACTTTCGAAAGACGGAACCGTTTCGCTCACCGGCACCAGCGTATCGAAAGACGGGAAATATATGGCCTACAGCATAAGCCGGGGAGGTTCGGACTGGAATGAGTTTTATGTGCTTGACATTGCCACAGGCAAGCCACTGAGCGATGAAATAAAATGGTCGAAATTTTCCGGTGCTTCGTGGAAAGGCAATGGCTTTTTCTATGGCCGTTATGATGCGCCCGGCGGCAGCGAACTTTCAGCCAGAAACGAAAAGCAGAAACTCTATTACCATACCGTGGGCGAACCGCAAAGCAAAGATGTGCTGGTGTATAAAGACGATGCGCATCCCAACCGCAGCTTTGGCGCACAGGTTTCTGACGATGAACGCTGGCTCATTGTTTACACCTATCAGTCAACAAGCGGAAACGGCCTGCTCATTAAAGATCTCACACAGCCCAATGCGCAGTTTAAATCCATTGTTGACATCAAAACCGACAAAGACCCCGACTACTCGGTGGTTGATGTGCGCGGCCGCAACCTCATTGTGCTTACCAACAACGGCGCACCGCGTTTCAAGCTGGTATCAATAAACATCGACAATCCGGCCCCTTCGGCCTGGACCACCATTATTCCGCAAAGCGATAACCTGCTTGAAAGCGTATCGCTTGCCGGCGATAAATACATTGCACAGCATCTGGTGGAAGTAAAATCGAAACTCACCATTTGCGACAGCACCGGTAAAGCTGTGGGCGAAATGCCCATTCCCGAAATGTGCGATGTGGGCGAGATCAACGGCCACCGCAAAGACAGCCTGGTGTTTTTCACCGTATCACGCTTTACCGCGCCGCCAAGCATTTTCAAATACAACCTGCTTACCAATACCACCACGCTTTACAGCCAGCCCCAAATTAATTTCGACAGCGAGGCTTACGAAACCAAGCAGGTGAAGTACAAGAGCAAAGACGGCACACTGGTGCCCATGTTCATTACACATAAAAAGGGCTTGAAACTCGACGGCAGCAATCCCTGCTTCATGTTTGGCTACGGCGGCTTCTCGTCGCACTACGGCCCGGAGTTTCGTATTGACCGCGCCGTGTTTCTCGAAGCAGGCGGTGTGTATGCGGTGGCCGGCATACGCGGAGGCAATGAATACGGCGAAGAATGGCACGAAGCCGGCATCCTGTGCAAAAAGCAAAACGTATTTGACGATTTCATTGCCGGTGGCGAATACCTCATTGCGCAGGGATACACCAGCAAGGAAAAATTAGCCGTGCAGGGACGCTCAAACGGCGGACTGCTTATTGGCGCGGTAATGACGCAACGCCCTGATTTGTTTAAAGTGTGTATCCCGATGGTGGGCGTGCTTGACATGCTTCGCTACCATCAGTTTACCATTGGCCGCTACTGGGCCAGCGATTACGGCCTGAGCGAGAAAGAAGAAGAATTCAAATGCCTTTACAAATACTCGCCGCTGCATAATGTAAAGCCGGCCAGCTATCCCGCCACACTCATCACCACCGGCGATCACGATGACCGTGTGGTGCCCGCACACTCGTTTAAATTTGCCGCCACGCTGCAGGAAAACCAGCAAGGCACAAACCCGGTGCTCATCCGCATCGACAAAAATGCCGGACACGGTTCGGGCAAACCTACCGAAAAGCAGATTGAAGAAGCCGCTGATATCTGGGCCTTTGTGTTTGGCAATCTGGGAATGACGTACTAA
- a CDS encoding zeta toxin family protein, giving the protein MTFKLKKKALFTEKPAVKRLRIFADPNGSGKSTLYHEVKLYLGSKIGVWVNADEIQRELNNEFKLSFLQYELVVLQEMFTRFVSQLSRKFEINRFQIQDNVLYVVDRAVTDAYHASMIAEFIRESLLQQNKSIAFETVMSHPSKIDWMRKAQTMGYRVYLYYVTTDSVKIQKDRVRLRVLQNGHSVDEDKIESRYYRSLALLSDAMAVSTRAWLLDNSEVSGSMKLIAEMREDQFLELKSDFFPEWFWHYVVRKLT; this is encoded by the coding sequence TTGACGTTCAAACTCAAAAAAAAGGCACTGTTTACCGAAAAGCCAGCTGTAAAAAGACTCCGCATTTTTGCTGACCCAAATGGTTCGGGTAAATCTACGCTGTATCATGAGGTAAAGCTGTATCTGGGCAGTAAAATTGGTGTGTGGGTGAATGCTGATGAAATTCAGCGCGAACTGAACAACGAGTTTAAGCTCAGTTTTTTACAATATGAGCTTGTGGTTTTACAGGAAATGTTTACCCGTTTTGTCAGTCAACTTTCCCGCAAATTTGAGATAAACAGATTCCAAATACAGGATAACGTACTTTATGTAGTTGATAGAGCAGTAACGGATGCATATCACGCTTCAATGATTGCCGAATTTATTCGGGAATCGCTTTTGCAACAAAATAAATCCATTGCCTTTGAAACTGTAATGTCTCACCCGTCAAAGATTGACTGGATGAGAAAAGCGCAGACAATGGGCTATAGAGTTTATCTTTATTATGTCACTACTGATAGTGTGAAAATTCAGAAAGACCGTGTGCGTTTACGTGTTTTGCAAAACGGACATTCGGTTGATGAAGACAAAATTGAATCACGCTATTATCGGTCATTAGCACTTTTGTCTGATGCAATGGCTGTTTCAACACGAGCATGGCTGCTTGATAATTCAGAAGTTTCAGGCTCCATGAAACTGATTGCTGAAATGCGCGAAGACCAGTTTCTCGAACTGAAATCAGACTTCTTTCCTGAATGGTTTTGGCACTATGTGGTCAGGAAATTGACATAA